A part of Leifsonia xyli subsp. xyli str. CTCB07 genomic DNA contains:
- a CDS encoding NlpC/P60 family protein, producing MASDVPKTPRIPTGLAIGAGVMGAVTASIGIVAPAHAVDYPSWNDVQQAKANVANQQAMIGEITTLIGNLQSTVDAARIESEKAAEAYFQAKDALDQAAAKEADLEAQASAAAEKAKTSQMRAGLLASHLAKAGGGDVSTELLLKGGGSESAADKLLFQLGTMSKLTEQSKAVYDQATNDKNTATSLTAQAQVAKTERAALADKATAALEASQDAQAKAQAALAEQQTKSTELIAQLATLKNTSSQVEAAYLQGEQVKAQQAAAAAAAKAAEEERIRRERQQQGGGGGGGGGDPVAPPQGNVVQAAIFYARAQLGKPYIFGGEGPVGYDCSGLTMKAYAYAGVYIGSHSVNNQWYTAANRGQIVSYSQRQPGDLIFWGSGPGSFYHIGIYLGGGMMIAAPTEGDVVKIQSVWGSPWGQVARPSA from the coding sequence TTGGCTAGTGATGTCCCCAAGACCCCCCGTATCCCGACCGGACTGGCGATCGGCGCCGGTGTCATGGGCGCTGTGACGGCCTCCATCGGCATCGTCGCGCCCGCGCACGCTGTGGATTACCCCTCCTGGAACGATGTGCAGCAGGCCAAAGCCAACGTCGCCAACCAGCAGGCGATGATCGGCGAGATCACGACGCTCATCGGCAATCTGCAGTCCACTGTGGACGCGGCCCGCATCGAATCCGAGAAAGCCGCTGAGGCGTACTTCCAGGCCAAGGACGCGCTCGACCAGGCGGCGGCGAAAGAGGCGGATCTCGAAGCGCAGGCGAGCGCTGCGGCGGAGAAGGCCAAGACGTCGCAGATGCGTGCCGGACTGCTCGCCTCGCACCTCGCGAAGGCGGGCGGTGGCGATGTCAGCACCGAACTGCTGCTGAAGGGGGGCGGGTCGGAGTCCGCTGCCGACAAGCTTCTGTTCCAGCTCGGCACGATGAGCAAGCTCACCGAGCAGTCGAAGGCTGTCTACGACCAGGCAACCAACGACAAGAACACAGCGACGTCCCTGACGGCCCAGGCCCAGGTCGCGAAGACCGAGCGCGCAGCCCTCGCCGACAAGGCGACCGCCGCCCTGGAGGCGTCGCAGGACGCCCAGGCCAAAGCGCAAGCCGCGCTCGCCGAGCAGCAGACCAAGTCGACCGAGCTCATCGCCCAGCTGGCGACGCTGAAGAACACGTCTTCGCAGGTCGAGGCGGCATATCTCCAGGGCGAACAGGTGAAGGCGCAGCAGGCGGCGGCCGCTGCGGCGGCCAAGGCGGCCGAGGAGGAGCGCATCCGTCGCGAGCGGCAACAGCAGGGCGGTGGTGGCGGCGGTGGTGGCGGCGACCCGGTCGCCCCGCCGCAGGGCAACGTCGTGCAGGCCGCGATCTTTTACGCGCGGGCGCAGCTGGGCAAGCCCTATATCTTCGGAGGCGAGGGTCCAGTCGGGTACGACTGCTCGGGCCTCACGATGAAGGCCTATGCCTACGCTGGCGTCTACATCGGCTCGCACTCGGTGAACAACCAGTGGTACACCGCAGCGAACCGCGGACAGATCGTGTCCTACAGCCAGCGCCAGCCGGGCGACCTCATCTTCTGGGGGAGCGGACCGGGCTCGTTTTACCACATCGGCATCTACCTCGGCGGCGGGATGATGATCGCCGCGCCCACCGAGGGCGATGTCGTCAAGATCCAGTCGGTATGGGGCTCCCCCTGGGGCCAGGTGGCCCGTCCCTCCGCCTGA
- a CDS encoding M23 family metallopeptidase: MTIRRETIESRQASTGRSGARRGVARIRATLAAAAVAAVAVVGSVAAPAYADQYPSWQDVQNAKANESAASAQVDRINGLIAELESQVAAQQVAAEQRGRELQAAGAEFDTADTKARDLEAQAAASKEKADAAGEQAGKLAAQLYRTGGRNLTANLFLRGNGATTASPEQLLSGLGSMSKLVEQSDRVYSDAKTAQNTAKSLSDQAEVAKAERERLRVAADAALKAAVEAAKAAAGKLAEQQTQIVVMQAQLAALRDATSQTVAGYEAGVAAAAAAAAARGSAGLPGGYVGPQGWAVPAAGPITDGFGPRPSPGGVGSTYHRGIDIGASCGAPIYAAHGGTVIYAGPNGTYGNFVLLDHGGGVQSGYAHIQNGGILVGIGQSVSAGQPLARVGTTGASTGCHLHFEVSVNGEKIDGIPFMRQRQAPLG; this comes from the coding sequence GTGACGATACGACGCGAGACGATCGAGAGCCGACAGGCGAGCACGGGCAGATCGGGAGCCCGGCGGGGGGTGGCGAGGATACGGGCGACTCTGGCCGCCGCTGCCGTCGCCGCGGTCGCTGTCGTGGGGTCCGTCGCAGCCCCCGCGTACGCGGACCAGTACCCCAGCTGGCAGGACGTCCAGAACGCCAAAGCCAACGAGTCCGCCGCTAGCGCCCAGGTTGATCGGATCAACGGGCTCATCGCCGAGCTCGAGAGCCAGGTCGCTGCGCAGCAGGTGGCGGCCGAGCAGCGGGGCAGAGAGCTCCAGGCGGCCGGGGCGGAGTTCGACACCGCCGACACGAAGGCCAGGGACCTCGAGGCTCAGGCCGCCGCGAGCAAGGAGAAGGCGGACGCCGCGGGCGAGCAGGCGGGCAAGCTGGCCGCGCAGCTCTACCGCACCGGCGGCCGAAATCTGACCGCGAACCTCTTCCTCCGCGGAAACGGCGCCACCACGGCGTCGCCGGAGCAGCTTCTCTCCGGTCTCGGCAGCATGTCCAAGCTGGTCGAGCAGTCCGACAGGGTCTACTCCGACGCCAAGACGGCCCAGAACACCGCGAAGTCGCTCTCCGACCAGGCCGAGGTCGCCAAGGCCGAGCGCGAGCGCCTGCGGGTCGCGGCCGATGCCGCGCTGAAAGCGGCGGTGGAGGCCGCCAAGGCGGCTGCCGGCAAGCTCGCGGAGCAGCAGACGCAGATCGTCGTCATGCAGGCCCAGCTGGCTGCCCTCCGCGACGCCACTTCCCAGACGGTCGCGGGCTACGAGGCCGGTGTTGCGGCGGCTGCCGCTGCCGCGGCCGCGCGAGGTTCGGCCGGGCTCCCCGGTGGCTATGTCGGCCCCCAGGGCTGGGCCGTTCCTGCGGCCGGCCCGATCACCGACGGGTTCGGTCCCCGCCCCTCGCCGGGTGGTGTCGGCAGCACCTACCACAGGGGCATCGACATCGGGGCGTCGTGCGGCGCGCCGATCTACGCCGCGCACGGCGGAACAGTGATCTACGCGGGTCCCAACGGCACGTACGGCAACTTCGTCCTCCTGGACCACGGCGGCGGCGTCCAGAGCGGGTACGCCCACATCCAGAACGGCGGCATCCTGGTCGGCATTGGGCAGTCGGTGAGCGCTGGCCAGCCGCTCGCCCGGGTCGGTACGACGGGAGCTTCGACCGGATGCCACTTGCATTTCGAGGTGAGCGTCAACGGTGAGAAGATCGATGGCATCCCGTTCATGAGACAAAGGCAGGCACCTCTTGGCTAG
- a CDS encoding tyrosine-type recombinase/integrase, whose protein sequence is MTLTAWHDEFWPVIEGSVRPATARGYSVAWRLRVQPSLGSAKLSAITPTMIEAAMARWSGSASTKIDALSLLSRLLDAARRGRLVDVNAALDVARPRDEITEDITSRALSMEEVLVFLDLIPAGHYRRFAAVLAFTGMRAGELTAVRVRDVDFTNRVIIVGRSYSPGRNGELILQGTKGRKLRHVPLIDALQPYAKEAAVAKAPDALLFDGILGGRLTGGTFKRAVGWEMIRSVLGRPDFKVKDLRHTFATMMLDAGVSANDTKDVLGHSSLQVTDIYTRARAASRAAAVLDNHINGPEMVQKHEMKGEAKD, encoded by the coding sequence ATGACGCTCACAGCCTGGCATGACGAGTTTTGGCCGGTCATCGAGGGTTCGGTGCGACCTGCTACGGCGCGTGGCTATTCCGTGGCATGGAGGTTGCGAGTGCAGCCGAGTCTAGGATCGGCGAAGCTCTCGGCGATCACGCCGACAATGATCGAAGCGGCGATGGCGCGATGGTCGGGAAGTGCCTCCACCAAGATCGACGCGCTCTCCTTGCTCAGTCGATTGCTTGATGCAGCGCGGCGGGGGCGTCTCGTGGATGTGAATGCCGCTCTGGATGTAGCTCGTCCTCGGGATGAGATCACTGAGGACATCACCTCACGCGCGTTGTCGATGGAGGAGGTTTTAGTGTTTCTGGATCTCATTCCTGCTGGACACTATCGGCGGTTCGCCGCGGTCCTGGCATTTACAGGAATGCGCGCTGGCGAACTCACGGCAGTACGTGTGCGAGATGTCGACTTTACGAACCGCGTCATCATTGTCGGGCGTAGCTACTCGCCCGGCAGAAATGGGGAACTGATCCTCCAGGGCACCAAGGGGCGGAAGCTGCGGCACGTTCCGCTTATCGATGCGTTGCAACCGTACGCGAAAGAAGCTGCGGTGGCGAAAGCACCCGATGCGTTGCTCTTCGACGGCATTCTCGGAGGAAGGCTTACTGGTGGCACATTCAAACGTGCTGTCGGCTGGGAAATGATTCGCTCTGTTCTGGGGCGGCCGGACTTCAAAGTGAAGGATCTCCGGCACACGTTCGCGACGATGATGCTCGACGCTGGAGTGTCCGCGAACGACACCAAGGATGTCCTCGGCCACTCGTCGCTCCAGGTCACGGACATCTACACGCGAGCGCGTGCAGCATCACGTGCAGCCGCGGTACTCGATAACCACATAAATGGTCCGGAGATGGTCCAGAAACACGAGATGAAAGGAGAGGCGAAGGACTGA
- a CDS encoding response regulator, with amino-acid sequence MIRVLVVDDEPIAAEAHADYLTRLDGFELAGIAHSARQSQAQIARAQARSEPVDLILLDITLPDASGLELARALRAARVPIDFIAITAIRQMDTAQAALGVGAVRSGANPHGLLFAGADGLPIDPDTESKRWPRALADLNVTDKHVRLHDLRHTTIDLLYEAGVPEDVIMEIAGQSTRSVTRGYKSRGNQKRLTEGMLQLSALIQESG; translated from the coding sequence GTGATCCGCGTTCTCGTGGTCGACGACGAGCCGATCGCCGCCGAAGCCCACGCCGACTACCTCACGCGCCTCGACGGTTTCGAACTGGCCGGGATCGCGCATTCCGCTCGGCAATCCCAGGCTCAGATCGCTCGTGCCCAAGCGCGATCGGAACCCGTCGATCTGATCCTGCTCGACATCACTCTGCCGGACGCTAGCGGGCTTGAACTGGCCCGTGCCCTCCGCGCAGCCCGAGTGCCGATCGATTTCATCGCCATCACCGCGATACGCCAGATGGACACTGCGCAGGCAGCTCTTGGCGTTGGCGCTGTGCGATCCGGGGCCAACCCGCACGGGCTCCTGTTCGCTGGCGCGGATGGGCTGCCAATCGATCCCGACACAGAGTCGAAACGGTGGCCGCGAGCCCTAGCCGACCTGAATGTGACGGACAAACACGTCCGCCTCCACGATCTCCGGCACACGACTATCGATCTTCTCTACGAGGCGGGTGTTCCGGAGGACGTCATCATGGAGATCGCAGGCCAGTCCACGCGCTCAGTCACCCGTGGGTACAAGTCCCGCGGCAACCAGAAGCGGCTCACCGAGGGGATGCTTCAACTTTCCGCACTCATCCAAGAGAGTGGTTGA
- a CDS encoding sensor histidine kinase has translation MVEETHIAQGRMLLVNQESAVPVGRIAKAGQGAVMTIRDQSALQVLLGEVESVRTLADTLRSHSHEHANVLHTIVSLLELNRVDEAKALIAGTSHTSQDLTDSLRNRVGDPVLTALLLGKSATASERGIIFRVELEDQARLPLSGKELVTVLGNLLDNAFDAIMANEHPRAVGLTLSRSTGATLLEITDTGAGVPDQFDVFEMGSTTKTDTTTAHGIGLALVRQTVEKHGGTIHFRRQPTTVVVTLPAGAS, from the coding sequence GTGGTCGAAGAGACCCACATCGCCCAGGGGCGCATGCTGCTCGTCAACCAGGAGTCCGCGGTGCCCGTGGGCCGGATAGCGAAGGCCGGACAGGGGGCCGTGATGACGATCCGCGACCAGAGCGCCCTTCAGGTCCTCTTGGGCGAGGTTGAGTCGGTGCGCACCCTGGCTGACACCCTCCGATCGCACTCTCACGAGCACGCCAATGTCCTCCACACCATCGTCTCCCTGCTCGAACTCAATCGGGTGGACGAAGCGAAGGCGCTGATCGCCGGGACGTCGCACACGAGTCAGGATCTAACGGATTCGCTCCGCAACCGGGTCGGCGATCCGGTGCTCACTGCGTTGCTCCTGGGGAAATCCGCCACGGCCAGCGAGCGCGGGATCATTTTTCGCGTAGAACTCGAAGACCAGGCGCGGCTTCCTCTCTCCGGCAAGGAACTGGTCACCGTTCTGGGCAACCTCCTCGACAACGCTTTCGACGCCATCATGGCGAACGAGCACCCGCGAGCGGTCGGTCTCACACTCTCCCGATCCACCGGAGCCACGCTGCTCGAGATCACGGACACCGGCGCGGGAGTTCCGGACCAGTTCGACGTCTTCGAGATGGGCTCCACCACGAAGACCGACACGACGACGGCCCACGGCATCGGATTGGCCCTCGTGCGACAGACCGTTGAGAAGCACGGCGGTACCATTCACTTTCGCCGTCAGCCTACCACCGTGGTCGTCACTCTGCCGGCCGGGGCATCGTGA
- a CDS encoding signal peptidase I, with protein sequence MIHQVPLERSPGQPHSTIPGERSVSRGEVVARVITANVCRVTVWYLVGLLVWVIAPLAIGWHTTTVMSGSMTPAIAAGDLVVVRPVPADQLRAGQVIQFDDPDHPGQLRLHRLVKIKGDTLTTRGDANAQSDSSPVAANTVHGIGVLRVSWIGIPVKAFAEHNYLFFVVLAVGAVLLVVGTRLDHAYDWIPVEDEPGEETTHETGAHRTDDGRFDGFLDLVGSGHSGRSASPSPLISAFSSSSVSTTCIPFLPNRFSDFRCSAGPVQLR encoded by the coding sequence ATGATCCACCAGGTACCGCTCGAGCGCTCTCCAGGACAGCCACACTCAACGATCCCCGGCGAGAGAAGCGTCTCTCGGGGCGAGGTGGTCGCCCGTGTGATCACAGCGAACGTCTGCAGAGTAACCGTGTGGTACCTGGTCGGTCTGCTGGTGTGGGTGATCGCGCCGCTCGCGATCGGCTGGCACACCACCACGGTCATGTCGGGCTCCATGACACCGGCGATCGCCGCGGGAGACCTCGTCGTCGTCCGCCCGGTGCCGGCCGATCAGCTCCGAGCGGGGCAGGTGATCCAGTTCGACGATCCCGACCACCCCGGGCAGCTGCGGCTGCACCGGCTGGTGAAGATCAAGGGCGACACGCTGACCACGAGAGGCGACGCGAACGCCCAGTCCGACTCATCTCCGGTGGCCGCCAACACAGTCCACGGCATCGGAGTGCTCCGTGTCTCCTGGATCGGCATACCGGTGAAAGCCTTCGCCGAACACAATTACCTCTTCTTCGTGGTCCTCGCGGTCGGCGCGGTCCTCCTCGTCGTGGGAACCCGCCTCGATCACGCCTACGACTGGATTCCCGTCGAGGACGAACCCGGGGAAGAAACCACTCACGAAACCGGGGCACACCGAACGGACGACGGCCGTTTCGACGGCTTCCTCGATCTGGTCGGCTCCGGCCACAGCGGACGTAGCGCCTCTCCCTCGCCACTCATTTCGGCGTTTTCGTCCTCTAGTGTTTCGACCACCTGTATCCCGTTCCTCCCAAACCGTTTTTCGGATTTTCGGTGTTCCGCTGGCCCTGTTCAGCTGCGCTAA
- a CDS encoding RCC1 domain-containing protein, whose amino-acid sequence MQKFFIPPRRRRWGRAFTWLLASLCALAAVAVAGSPVAVSWAMWAATSSNTGDSWNIASFCTAPAALPATGAAQGGTRVALNLTAAPTTLTFTAVDGGNGHSFALAPEGTVWAWGYDGYGQLGDGGTSRSSTPVPVKGLDGKAAAIGDGSDHSLALTSRGAVWAWGRNFFGQLGNNTTISSIAPVQVKAADRTVSKATGVVVGGNAAADVVMVDCPKPTVIFTVPAHAAGATDITVTTQTKSGTPGPTLTYLGGFTYTT is encoded by the coding sequence ATGCAAAAATTTTTCATCCCCCCGCGTCGACGGCGGTGGGGTAGAGCCTTCACGTGGCTGCTCGCCAGCCTCTGCGCTCTCGCCGCCGTCGCTGTCGCCGGGTCGCCCGTAGCGGTCTCCTGGGCCATGTGGGCCGCGACCAGCAGCAACACCGGTGACAGCTGGAACATCGCTTCCTTCTGCACCGCTCCCGCTGCCCTCCCTGCCACGGGCGCCGCCCAAGGTGGAACCCGCGTCGCACTCAACCTCACCGCTGCCCCCACCACTCTCACCTTCACCGCTGTCGACGGCGGCAACGGCCACAGTTTCGCCCTGGCCCCGGAGGGCACCGTCTGGGCGTGGGGATACGACGGCTACGGTCAGCTGGGCGATGGCGGTACCTCACGCAGCTCCACCCCGGTGCCGGTGAAGGGGCTCGATGGGAAGGCCGCCGCCATCGGCGACGGTAGCGACCACTCCCTCGCCCTCACCTCCCGCGGCGCCGTCTGGGCCTGGGGACGCAACTTCTTCGGTCAGCTCGGCAACAACACCACCATAAGCAGCATCGCCCCCGTGCAGGTGAAAGCAGCCGACAGGACCGTGAGCAAAGCCACCGGGGTCGTCGTGGGAGGCAACGCCGCCGCCGATGTCGTCATGGTCGACTGCCCCAAACCCACTGTGATCTTCACCGTGCCCGCCCATGCCGCCGGTGCGACCGATATCACCGTGACCACACAGACCAAGTCCGGCACTCCCGGGCCCACTCTCACCTATCTCGGAGGATTCACATACACCACCTGA
- a CDS encoding alpha/beta hydrolase, with translation MRAASLPRLSVVAHSYGTTTATVALSQPGVRVDTFVTLGSAGLPDSVRSVGDLNAGAVYSGHARDKFPGERESGDQWAWVGRDSSRDHRVNPMAPEFGAKTFGVETGGDAGRIVTEIHSPLMSDDGAEEGYLDRQTESLANTARAVSGETGSMTPYAPLGPTNVQKGLQEGMRRGAFVG, from the coding sequence GTGCGCGCCGCCTCCCTGCCACGGTTGTCGGTGGTCGCTCACTCTTACGGTACGACCACTGCCACTGTCGCGCTCTCCCAGCCCGGGGTGCGGGTGGACACGTTTGTGACGTTGGGGTCGGCGGGGTTGCCGGACAGTGTTCGGTCGGTGGGGGATCTGAACGCGGGGGCGGTGTATTCGGGTCATGCGCGGGATAAGTTTCCCGGGGAGCGGGAGAGCGGGGATCAGTGGGCGTGGGTGGGTCGAGACAGCAGTCGTGACCACCGGGTGAACCCGATGGCCCCCGAATTCGGTGCGAAGACCTTCGGTGTCGAGACCGGCGGCGATGCCGGGCGGATCGTGACCGAAATTCACAGTCCGTTGATGAGCGATGACGGTGCTGAGGAGGGGTATCTCGACCGGCAGACGGAGTCGTTGGCGAACACGGCCCGGGCGGTTTCCGGGGAGACCGGGTCGATGACACCGTATGCGCCTTTGGGGCCGACGAATGTTCAGAAGGGTTTGCAAGAGGGAATGAGAAGGGGTGCTTTTGTTGGCTAG
- a CDS encoding alpha/beta hydrolase — MISRVVTRVCLLRLPCSFIEAADRGRLAGVLYGLAEQVEVAVLRAREEEKRRRDLAGWREREAVRERRRVTADVVGVVGAGIDGFFDPRPSEVVVRPPVVSAAFSPRERERTSGGGSLGRSSAVPDRLRVFVSQTRASTLVMERRLAVLRDAWSAFVASCSWVPVESATFLYGFERLLAESRADAVWVERVAAAFDAAVGGTVSDRALDLVATVVRPLSDDGLLGAFASLTVVELRVLLAASPGLQARLLSMDPVAVNTWWHGLGLGAVGAGGFSARQELLLAAFPVLFGNLEGIPYGARDEANRRALVAAIAGLEKQIAGLKARVGDSSVVNGPLLPGVLAMKQTLRDSEEQLKALKNIRTALQRTATWASRSLIVLTGDRPPLAAVAVGDLDTATTVSYAVPGMGTTTRGMTGWAKAAQNLRALLPEGSAVVAWIGYETPPSPSVGDPDFGVLNVNRAVGGVTSWCRRWGVCPPCAPPPCHGCRWSLTLTVRPLPLSRSPSPGCGWTRL, encoded by the coding sequence ATGATTTCTCGGGTCGTTACGCGGGTCTGTTTGCTGCGGCTGCCGTGCTCCTTCATCGAGGCGGCGGATCGGGGCAGGCTTGCTGGTGTGTTGTATGGCCTGGCTGAGCAGGTCGAGGTTGCGGTGCTTAGGGCGCGGGAGGAGGAGAAGCGGCGGAGAGATCTGGCGGGGTGGCGTGAGCGGGAGGCGGTGCGTGAGCGTCGTCGTGTGACTGCGGACGTGGTGGGTGTGGTCGGTGCTGGTATTGATGGGTTCTTCGATCCCCGGCCGTCGGAGGTGGTGGTGCGACCGCCGGTGGTCTCGGCTGCCTTCTCACCGCGGGAGCGGGAGCGCACTTCGGGTGGGGGGTCCTTGGGGAGGAGTTCGGCGGTTCCGGACCGGTTGCGGGTGTTTGTGTCGCAGACTCGTGCGAGCACTCTTGTTATGGAGCGGCGGTTGGCGGTGTTGCGGGATGCGTGGTCGGCGTTTGTGGCGTCGTGTTCGTGGGTTCCGGTGGAGTCGGCGACGTTTTTGTATGGGTTTGAGCGGCTTTTGGCGGAGAGCCGTGCTGATGCGGTGTGGGTTGAGCGGGTTGCTGCGGCGTTCGATGCTGCCGTTGGTGGCACGGTTTCGGATCGTGCTCTGGATCTTGTTGCGACGGTGGTGCGTCCGCTCAGCGATGACGGTTTGCTGGGTGCGTTCGCGTCGTTGACCGTGGTGGAGTTGCGGGTGTTGTTGGCGGCGTCTCCGGGTCTGCAGGCCCGGTTGCTGTCTATGGACCCGGTGGCGGTCAACACCTGGTGGCACGGTCTGGGGTTGGGTGCGGTGGGTGCTGGTGGTTTCTCGGCGCGTCAGGAGTTGTTGCTGGCCGCATTCCCTGTCCTGTTCGGGAACCTCGAGGGGATCCCGTATGGGGCGAGGGATGAGGCGAATCGGCGTGCGTTGGTTGCTGCGATCGCGGGGTTGGAGAAGCAGATCGCCGGGTTGAAGGCCCGTGTTGGGGATAGCTCGGTCGTGAACGGGCCGCTGTTGCCTGGGGTGCTGGCGATGAAACAAACCCTCCGAGACAGCGAGGAGCAGTTGAAAGCGCTGAAGAACATCCGCACCGCCCTGCAAAGGACAGCGACATGGGCGTCTCGTTCTCTGATTGTGTTGACGGGTGATCGTCCGCCGTTGGCGGCGGTCGCGGTCGGGGATCTGGATACGGCCACGACGGTGAGTTACGCCGTTCCGGGGATGGGGACCACGACCCGGGGGATGACGGGGTGGGCGAAAGCGGCACAGAACCTGCGCGCGCTTCTTCCCGAGGGCAGTGCGGTGGTCGCCTGGATCGGCTACGAGACCCCGCCGTCGCCGAGTGTCGGGGATCCGGACTTCGGGGTGCTGAACGTCAACCGGGCGGTCGGGGGGGTAACAAGCTGGTGTCGGCGCTGGGGGGTCTGTCCGCCGTGCGCGCCGCCTCCCTGCCACGGTTGTCGGTGGTCGCTCACTCTTACGGTACGACCACTGCCACTGTCGCGCTCTCCCAGCCCGGGGTGCGGGTGGACACGTTTGTGA
- a CDS encoding RNA polymerase sigma factor: protein MPQLDLVGRSASAPIVHSSLAGACEQERRLLERVRAGDTSAYGELWSRHRNRAYTIAMRTTRSIEADDLVAEAFTRIFDLLRRGKGPKRNFGGYLASTIKNIAVNAARRAREIPYDDIEGSGLDAGGSSADPAVSPRLENSGVWDAMRELPERWQSVLWHSEVEGMSAAELAATFGVSPSVVAQLAYRARRGLLRELARRDHVGIDPDLIPVGFAA from the coding sequence ATGCCTCAGCTTGATTTGGTGGGCCGCTCGGCCTCCGCCCCCATCGTCCATTCCTCTCTGGCGGGCGCCTGCGAGCAGGAGCGTCGCCTGCTGGAGCGGGTCCGCGCCGGCGACACCAGCGCTTATGGCGAGCTCTGGTCGCGGCACCGCAATCGCGCTTACACCATCGCGATGCGCACCACGCGCTCCATCGAAGCCGACGACCTCGTCGCCGAAGCCTTCACGCGCATCTTCGACCTGCTGCGCCGGGGGAAAGGCCCGAAGCGGAACTTCGGCGGCTACCTGGCGTCCACGATCAAGAACATCGCCGTCAACGCGGCCCGGCGGGCGCGCGAGATCCCCTACGACGACATCGAGGGCTCCGGTCTGGACGCCGGGGGATCGTCCGCCGACCCCGCCGTCTCGCCCCGCCTCGAGAACTCCGGAGTGTGGGACGCGATGCGCGAGCTCCCCGAGCGGTGGCAGTCCGTCCTCTGGCACAGCGAGGTCGAAGGGATGTCCGCGGCCGAACTGGCCGCGACGTTCGGCGTCTCCCCGAGCGTCGTGGCACAGCTCGCCTATCGCGCCCGCCGGGGCCTTCTCCGCGAACTCGCCCGGCGCGACCACGTCGGCATCGACCCCGATCTCATCCCTGTCGGGTTCGCCGCCTGA